A genomic region of Mitsuaria sp. 7 contains the following coding sequences:
- a CDS encoding di-heme oxidoredictase family protein: MGKALVRALLGSALLAACVGDSNIGIGNGIGNGIGNGLHHDGQHGATHEGGIQIASDTGPGDTTTTTPFLSPADGAGLTPLFAPQAPIETLQFALPDGTLITRFGARAVGHHARERGEEWNEVGQGPNETVDAAGLPVDRGQGAYLSFVPNSFRNRTWGMEIVDDSRVAGVTRPTLKINTYNPTVDFLPGGTAFFRAFDRVGVTGYGWMDNGELLDRTVAVCRPVAYPANGRPGTDHCTVVIKDYPGHAGLGAGGIPDGTRVNARPLKVGDPIEVAPSMSTTTSSLQALGDNGSIRHYYANEWVYVVGQGLTPWYGVAPRLNSAPLPESTLSGGLGSVSYNYSDEGARMFQQPANHIGMQNMQRFVDGRRTAHSSFATGAHVEPGNEPMAAIAGLAGPHFNATTCVQCHTGNGRGPAPSAVHQRLDRMDFPVAVRGADGVLRPDPIYGSAIQMNARSSSGAPEAGGYGVKVMGFETRDVTMADGTQVELRRPRFGFDGPIPQLWSARVAQPLIGVGLLEAVPEADILARVRTSPDQDGVVGRANFSFDPETGATRLGRFGWKASKASLRHQAANALLNDLSVTSPVYPSRSCTTDPVGCRRAPSQPGIEEADLTALTQYLQLLAVPAQRSLPSGFPKGVAPLDEHRVDAVQVAAGRKVFDALRCAACHTAEMKTGSTHPFAELRDQTIRPFTDLLLHDMGPALADTLPEGRARGAMWRTPALWGIGYTDKVAGSTRVGYLHDGRARTLTEAILWHGGEGEKSRQRFEQLSKADRDALMAWLRSL; this comes from the coding sequence ATGGGCAAGGCACTCGTCCGCGCCCTCCTGGGCAGCGCGCTGCTGGCCGCCTGCGTCGGCGACAGCAACATCGGCATCGGCAATGGCATCGGCAATGGCATCGGCAATGGCCTTCACCATGACGGCCAGCATGGCGCCACGCATGAAGGCGGGATCCAGATCGCCTCGGACACCGGGCCGGGCGACACGACCACCACGACGCCCTTCCTCTCGCCCGCCGACGGCGCGGGCCTGACGCCGCTGTTCGCGCCGCAAGCGCCGATCGAGACGCTGCAGTTCGCGCTGCCCGACGGCACGCTGATCACGCGCTTCGGCGCCCGCGCCGTGGGCCACCACGCCCGCGAGCGCGGCGAGGAATGGAACGAGGTCGGCCAGGGCCCCAACGAGACCGTCGACGCGGCGGGCCTGCCGGTCGACCGGGGCCAGGGGGCGTACCTGAGCTTCGTGCCGAACTCCTTCAGGAACCGCACCTGGGGCATGGAGATCGTCGACGACAGCCGCGTGGCCGGCGTCACCCGGCCCACGCTGAAGATCAACACCTACAACCCGACGGTGGACTTCCTGCCGGGCGGCACCGCGTTCTTCCGCGCCTTCGACCGCGTCGGCGTGACCGGCTACGGCTGGATGGACAACGGCGAGCTGCTCGACAGGACGGTCGCGGTCTGCCGGCCGGTGGCCTATCCGGCCAACGGCCGGCCCGGCACCGACCACTGCACGGTCGTGATCAAGGACTATCCGGGTCATGCGGGCCTGGGCGCCGGCGGCATCCCCGACGGCACCCGCGTGAACGCACGGCCGCTGAAGGTCGGTGACCCGATCGAGGTGGCGCCCTCGATGTCCACGACGACCTCATCCCTGCAGGCCCTGGGAGACAACGGCAGCATCCGCCACTATTACGCCAACGAGTGGGTCTACGTCGTCGGTCAAGGCCTGACCCCGTGGTACGGCGTCGCGCCGCGCCTGAACAGCGCGCCGCTGCCGGAGTCCACGCTGTCGGGCGGCCTGGGGTCGGTCTCGTACAACTATTCGGACGAAGGCGCCCGGATGTTCCAGCAGCCGGCCAACCACATCGGCATGCAGAACATGCAGCGCTTCGTCGACGGTCGCCGCACGGCCCACAGCAGCTTCGCGACGGGGGCGCACGTCGAGCCCGGCAACGAGCCGATGGCCGCCATCGCCGGCCTGGCGGGGCCGCACTTCAACGCCACGACCTGCGTCCAGTGCCACACCGGCAACGGTCGCGGCCCGGCGCCGTCCGCGGTGCACCAGCGCCTGGACCGGATGGATTTCCCCGTGGCCGTGCGGGGCGCCGACGGCGTCCTCCGCCCGGACCCGATCTACGGCTCGGCGATCCAGATGAACGCGAGGTCGTCCTCCGGCGCACCGGAGGCCGGCGGCTACGGCGTCAAGGTCATGGGCTTCGAGACCCGCGACGTCACGATGGCGGACGGCACCCAGGTCGAACTGCGCAGGCCCCGGTTCGGTTTCGACGGTCCGATCCCCCAGCTCTGGTCGGCGCGCGTCGCGCAGCCGCTGATCGGGGTCGGCCTGCTGGAAGCGGTGCCTGAAGCGGACATCCTGGCCCGTGTGCGCACGTCGCCGGACCAGGACGGCGTCGTGGGCAGGGCCAACTTCAGCTTCGATCCGGAAACCGGCGCGACGCGCCTGGGCCGTTTCGGCTGGAAGGCTTCCAAGGCCAGCCTCCGTCACCAGGCGGCCAACGCGCTGCTGAACGACCTGTCGGTGACCTCCCCGGTGTACCCGAGCCGCAGCTGCACGACGGACCCCGTGGGCTGCCGCCGGGCGCCGTCACAGCCCGGCATCGAGGAGGCCGACCTGACCGCGCTGACGCAGTACCTGCAGTTGCTGGCGGTGCCGGCGCAACGCAGCCTGCCGAGCGGATTCCCGAAGGGCGTGGCGCCGCTGGATGAGCATCGCGTGGACGCGGTGCAGGTCGCGGCGGGGCGCAAGGTGTTCGACGCGTTGCGATGCGCGGCCTGCCACACGGCGGAGATGAAGACGGGCAGCACCCATCCCTTCGCGGAGCTGCGCGACCAGACGATCCGGCCCTTCACCGACCTGCTGCTGCACGACATGGGCCCGGCCCTGGCGGACACCTTGCCGGAAGGCCGGGCGCGGGGCGCGATGTGGCGCACGCCGGCCTTGTGGGGCATCGGCTACACGGACAAGGTGGCCGGCTCGACCCGGGTGGGATACCTGCATGACGGCCGCGCCCGCACGCTGACCGAAGCGATCCTGTGGCACGGCGGTGAAGGCGAGAAATCGCGACAACGCTTCGAGCAGTTGTCGAAGGCGGACCGCGACGCGCTGATGGCCTGGCTCAGGTCGCTGTGA
- a CDS encoding helix-turn-helix domain-containing protein, which translates to MITTLLGVVPGEPGKRGELLAADCPSRDVMQHVTGRWGVLVLMVLLKGTHRFSELRRTIGGVSEKMLAQTLQALEGDGFVLRTSHPEVPPRVEYRLSPMGIEVAQMVEALADWIEGSLPRILRHRERVAADDVADPADQRITAT; encoded by the coding sequence ATGATCACCACCCTGCTGGGCGTCGTTCCCGGAGAGCCCGGCAAACGCGGCGAGCTGCTCGCGGCCGACTGCCCCTCACGCGACGTCATGCAGCACGTCACCGGCCGATGGGGCGTGCTGGTCCTGATGGTCCTGCTCAAGGGCACGCACCGTTTCAGCGAACTGCGGCGCACCATCGGCGGTGTCAGCGAGAAGATGCTGGCGCAGACGCTGCAGGCCCTGGAGGGCGACGGCTTCGTGCTGCGCACGTCACATCCGGAAGTCCCGCCGCGGGTGGAGTACCGCCTGTCGCCGATGGGCATCGAGGTGGCGCAAATGGTGGAGGCGCTGGCCGACTGGATCGAAGGCAGCCTGCCGCGCATCCTGCGGCATCGGGAGCGGGTGGCCGCCGATGATGTCGCGGACCCCGCCGATCAACGCATCACAGCGACCTGA
- a CDS encoding MBL fold metallo-hydrolase encodes MKHPISTVALSLAATLAMSFARPALADEAPLQLQTYRADAGSFHVASVLVSGKTDAVLIDAQFTRADAHRLVADVLASGKRLRLVYVSQGDPDYYFGLEVIHQAFPEARIVASRATAAHIRASLPEKLKVWGPKLGANGPSKPIVPQVLKGDRIELEGQSLQVVGLDGPGGFYSFVWIPSIKAIVGGVRVFGDMHLWTSDSATPAERQCWAQDLRRIEALAPTTVVPGHAKPGAAEDLSAVRFSLGYLEAYGEALSTAADSTALINAMKRRYPQAAGDDVLALGAKVNKGEMRWDAVTVCR; translated from the coding sequence ATGAAGCATCCGATCTCCACCGTCGCCCTGTCGCTGGCCGCCACCCTGGCGATGTCGTTCGCGCGCCCCGCGCTCGCCGACGAGGCCCCGCTGCAGCTCCAGACCTACCGCGCGGACGCCGGGAGCTTCCATGTGGCCTCGGTGCTGGTGAGCGGCAAGACCGATGCGGTGCTGATCGACGCGCAGTTCACCCGTGCCGACGCCCACCGTCTGGTGGCCGACGTGCTGGCCAGCGGCAAGCGGCTCAGGCTGGTGTACGTGAGTCAGGGCGACCCGGACTACTACTTCGGCCTGGAGGTGATCCACCAGGCCTTCCCCGAGGCCCGCATCGTCGCCTCGCGGGCCACGGCGGCGCACATCCGCGCCAGCCTGCCGGAGAAGTTGAAGGTCTGGGGGCCCAAGCTGGGAGCCAACGGACCGTCGAAGCCGATCGTGCCCCAGGTGCTGAAGGGCGACCGCATCGAACTGGAAGGCCAGTCGCTGCAGGTCGTGGGGCTGGACGGCCCGGGGGGCTTCTACAGCTTCGTGTGGATCCCGTCGATCAAGGCCATCGTCGGCGGCGTGCGCGTGTTCGGCGACATGCACCTGTGGACCAGCGACAGCGCGACGCCGGCCGAGCGGCAATGCTGGGCGCAGGACCTGCGTCGCATCGAGGCGCTCGCGCCGACCACGGTGGTGCCAGGTCATGCCAAGCCCGGCGCCGCGGAGGACCTCAGCGCCGTGCGCTTCAGCCTCGGTTACCTGGAAGCCTACGGCGAGGCGCTGTCGACGGCGGCCGACTCGACCGCGCTCATCAATGCCATGAAGCGGCGCTACCCGCAGGCTGCCGGCGACGACGTGCTGGCGCTCGGGGCCAAGGTCAACAAGGGCGAGATGCGCTGGGACGCCGTCACGGTCTGCCGTTGA
- a CDS encoding PAS domain-containing sensor histidine kinase, which produces MTADRSHDDQAPGEADDVVRLQRAGDAVYRRLVEGVLDYAIFLLTPAGRVATWNAGAQRIKGYEADEVIGRHFSVFYTPPDIARAWPAEELKLAREQGHLEDEGWRVRKDGSTFWANVVITAILNPDGELLGYAKVTRDLTARREQEAERLRMAELVDESRRMTEFIAMLSHEIRNPLAPIMNVLAIMARETLTPRGEWCLSVADKQVRQIHRLVEDLLDVSRVTTGKVRLDMQPLELGVVVEEAVEGMRPAADARGHLLHASLSGEPMRLSGDRTRLIQLVSNLLNNSIKFTPAGGRIALSLHREEEDAVLTVTDNGIGMTEDTLSHAFEPFSQGEEHARGHGALGAQGVPGVSSGLGVGLALVRSIAELHGGTVGASSAGTGQGSVVTVRLPLRDPPLNGRP; this is translated from the coding sequence ATGACGGCTGACAGGTCACACGACGACCAGGCACCCGGCGAGGCGGACGACGTCGTCCGCCTGCAACGGGCCGGCGACGCCGTCTACCGCCGGCTGGTCGAGGGCGTGCTCGACTACGCCATCTTCCTGCTCACGCCCGCGGGGCGCGTCGCCACGTGGAATGCCGGCGCGCAGCGCATCAAGGGCTACGAGGCCGATGAGGTCATCGGCCGTCACTTCTCGGTCTTCTACACGCCGCCCGACATCGCCCGGGCCTGGCCCGCGGAGGAACTCAAGCTCGCGCGCGAGCAGGGCCACCTCGAGGACGAAGGCTGGCGCGTGCGCAAGGACGGTTCGACCTTCTGGGCCAACGTGGTGATCACCGCGATCCTGAATCCGGACGGCGAGCTGCTCGGCTACGCCAAGGTCACGCGCGACCTGACGGCGCGCAGGGAGCAGGAGGCCGAGCGCCTGCGCATGGCCGAGCTCGTCGATGAAAGCCGGCGCATGACGGAGTTCATCGCGATGCTCTCGCACGAGATCCGCAACCCGCTCGCACCCATCATGAACGTGCTGGCCATCATGGCCCGCGAGACGCTCACCCCGCGCGGCGAGTGGTGCCTGTCGGTGGCCGACAAGCAGGTGCGCCAGATCCACCGGCTGGTCGAGGACCTGCTCGACGTCAGCCGCGTCACGACCGGCAAGGTGCGGCTGGACATGCAGCCGCTGGAGCTGGGCGTCGTCGTCGAGGAAGCCGTCGAAGGCATGCGGCCGGCGGCCGACGCGCGCGGGCATCTGCTGCACGCATCGCTGTCCGGCGAGCCGATGCGCCTGAGCGGCGACCGCACCCGGCTCATCCAGCTGGTGTCCAACCTGCTCAACAACTCGATCAAGTTCACGCCGGCGGGCGGGCGCATCGCCCTCAGCCTGCACCGCGAGGAGGAGGACGCCGTGCTGACCGTGACGGACAACGGCATCGGCATGACCGAGGACACGCTGAGCCACGCGTTCGAGCCGTTCTCGCAAGGCGAGGAACATGCGCGCGGGCATGGGGCACTCGGCGCGCAGGGCGTGCCCGGCGTATCCAGCGGATTGGGCGTCGGGCTGGCCCTGGTGCGCAGCATCGCGGAGCTCCACGGCGGCACCGTGGGCGCCAGCAGCGCGGGGACCGGGCAGGGCAGCGTGGTGACGGTCCGGCTGCCGCTGCGCGATCCGCCGCTCAACGGCAGACCGTGA
- the norR gene encoding nitric oxide reductase transcriptional regulator NorR — MQVEVTPDSRYRQLLAAVRGLVRCDAAALLQLLPDEGAPVLQPVAVDGLAEEALGRRFPAAAHPRLARLLESGHGLRFPSDAGLPDPYDGLLEHQQELEAVHDCMGAPLRVDGRIWGLVTLDAMDPHAFDGVDDGRLQGIVRLLETGIAAEETIAEMARRAEQEQTLARAASRGGSRELLGRSAAMVRLREEIDTVAGSDLTVLILGETGVGKELVAERLHARSSRRDRPLVQINCAALPETLADSELFGHKRGAFTGAIADRSGKFELADGGTLLLDEVGELPLPVQAKLLRVLQSGEVQRPGSDRVQKVDVRVIAATNRDLREEVARGRFRADLYHRLSVYPVHVPPLRERGRDVLALAGGFLEENQHRLAARNLRLSPAASQALLAHDWPGNVRELEHLISRASLRALSSAGGVGREGRGGRWIAIEPEHLGLGMNPGMNSASGRGGASASVIPAPGAEDEEEAGMPLEATSRAEPVIAAGATAGPGLREATERFQRQWIEDALRRHDGVTAAAARDAGMDRSNFLRLLKRLGVNAPPR, encoded by the coding sequence GTGCAGGTCGAAGTGACTCCAGATTCCCGCTACCGCCAGTTGCTGGCCGCCGTGCGCGGTCTCGTTCGATGCGACGCCGCGGCCTTGCTGCAACTGCTGCCCGACGAAGGCGCTCCGGTGCTGCAGCCGGTGGCCGTCGACGGGTTGGCGGAGGAAGCCCTCGGTCGACGCTTTCCCGCCGCCGCTCATCCGCGCCTGGCGCGCCTGCTAGAAAGCGGCCATGGCCTGCGCTTCCCGTCCGACGCCGGTCTCCCCGATCCGTACGACGGGCTGCTCGAACACCAGCAGGAACTCGAGGCCGTGCACGACTGCATGGGCGCGCCCTTGCGCGTCGACGGACGCATCTGGGGCCTCGTCACCCTGGATGCGATGGACCCGCACGCCTTCGACGGCGTGGACGACGGCCGTCTGCAAGGCATCGTCCGGTTGCTCGAGACCGGCATCGCCGCCGAGGAAACCATCGCCGAGATGGCGCGCCGCGCCGAGCAGGAACAGACGCTCGCGCGTGCCGCGTCACGCGGCGGATCGCGTGAGCTGCTGGGCCGCAGCGCCGCGATGGTCCGGCTGCGCGAGGAGATCGACACCGTCGCAGGCTCCGACCTCACGGTGCTGATCCTCGGCGAGACGGGCGTGGGCAAGGAGCTCGTCGCGGAGCGGCTGCACGCGCGCTCATCGCGGCGCGATCGACCGCTGGTGCAGATCAATTGCGCGGCGCTGCCGGAGACGCTCGCGGACAGCGAGCTCTTCGGCCACAAGCGCGGCGCGTTCACCGGCGCCATCGCGGATCGCAGCGGCAAGTTCGAGCTGGCCGACGGCGGCACGCTGCTGCTGGACGAGGTCGGCGAGCTGCCGCTGCCGGTGCAGGCCAAGCTGCTGCGCGTGCTGCAGAGCGGCGAGGTGCAGCGGCCCGGCAGCGATCGGGTGCAGAAGGTCGACGTGCGCGTGATCGCCGCGACCAACCGCGACCTGCGCGAGGAAGTCGCGCGGGGCCGCTTCCGCGCCGACCTCTATCACCGGCTCTCGGTCTATCCAGTGCACGTGCCGCCGCTGCGCGAGCGCGGCCGCGACGTGCTGGCGCTGGCCGGCGGCTTTCTCGAGGAGAACCAGCATCGCCTGGCCGCGCGCAACCTGCGTCTGTCGCCCGCGGCCTCGCAGGCGCTGCTCGCCCATGACTGGCCGGGCAATGTGCGCGAACTGGAACACCTCATCAGCCGGGCCTCGCTGCGCGCCTTGTCATCGGCCGGCGGCGTCGGGCGCGAGGGACGCGGCGGGCGTTGGATCGCGATCGAGCCGGAGCATCTGGGCCTGGGCATGAACCCGGGCATGAACTCGGCATCCGGCCGGGGTGGCGCCTCTGCATCGGTCATTCCTGCGCCCGGCGCGGAGGACGAGGAGGAGGCCGGTATGCCCCTCGAAGCCACCAGCCGCGCAGAGCCGGTAATCGCTGCCGGTGCCACGGCCGGTCCTGGGCTGCGCGAGGCGACCGAGCGCTTCCAGCGCCAATGGATCGAAGACGCGCTGCGACGCCACGACGGCGTCACGGCGGCGGCTGCGCGCGACGCCGGCATGGACCGGAGCAACTTCCTGCGATTGCTGAAACGGCTCGGCGTGAACGCGCCGCCGCGATAG
- the hmpA gene encoding NO-inducible flavohemoprotein yields the protein MFKPQTIALIQATVPLLKSRGEDITRHFYRAMLTGHPELKAFFNEAHQAEGTQARALAGAVLAYASHIDRIHEIAPALPRIIQKHVALGVQPEHYPIVGACLLAAIREVLGADVATDEIIAAWAEAYGALAQLLIDAEEQVYAATAALPGGWRGQREMVVARKERESELITSFYLEPADGQPLPPFHPGQYLTLVLDIDGKTVRRNYSLSDAPGKPWYRVSIKREDGGLVSNWMHDMAEVGSRLNAQAPAGEFTLDAAATRPLVLVTGGVGITPAMAMLESAAASGRPIRFIHAARHGGVHAFRERVDVLAAAHDNVEALYVYDAPRDGDEPHEVGYVTDALLARHLPEDRDVDLYLLGPKPFMQAVYRAGRSLGVPAGQLRYEFFGPAEELVGA from the coding sequence ATGTTCAAGCCCCAGACCATCGCCCTGATCCAGGCCACGGTGCCGCTGCTGAAGTCGCGCGGTGAGGACATCACGCGGCACTTCTACCGCGCGATGCTGACCGGGCATCCCGAGCTGAAGGCCTTCTTCAACGAGGCGCACCAGGCCGAAGGGACGCAGGCGCGCGCGCTGGCTGGCGCGGTGCTGGCCTACGCCAGCCACATCGACCGCATCCATGAGATCGCCCCCGCCCTGCCCCGCATCATCCAGAAGCACGTGGCGCTGGGCGTGCAGCCCGAGCATTACCCGATCGTCGGCGCCTGCCTGCTGGCGGCGATCCGCGAGGTGCTGGGCGCGGACGTCGCGACCGACGAGATCATCGCCGCCTGGGCCGAGGCCTACGGCGCGCTGGCGCAGCTGCTGATCGACGCCGAGGAGCAGGTCTACGCCGCCACCGCCGCGCTGCCGGGCGGCTGGCGCGGACAGCGCGAGATGGTCGTCGCGCGCAAGGAGCGCGAGAGCGAGCTGATCACCTCGTTCTACCTGGAACCGGCCGACGGCCAGCCGCTGCCGCCCTTCCATCCGGGGCAATACCTGACCCTGGTGCTGGACATCGACGGGAAGACGGTGCGCCGGAACTACTCGCTGTCCGACGCGCCGGGCAAGCCCTGGTACCGCGTCAGCATCAAGCGTGAGGACGGCGGGCTGGTGTCCAACTGGATGCACGACATGGCCGAGGTCGGCAGCCGCCTCAACGCGCAGGCGCCGGCGGGCGAGTTCACGCTCGACGCCGCGGCCACGCGACCGCTGGTGCTGGTGACGGGCGGCGTGGGCATCACGCCGGCGATGGCGATGCTCGAATCGGCGGCGGCCAGCGGGCGGCCGATCCGCTTCATCCACGCGGCGCGACACGGCGGCGTGCATGCGTTCCGGGAGCGCGTGGACGTGCTCGCGGCGGCGCATGACAACGTCGAGGCGCTCTACGTCTACGACGCGCCGCGCGACGGCGACGAGCCGCATGAGGTCGGCTACGTCACCGATGCCCTGCTCGCGCGCCATCTGCCCGAGGACCGCGATGTCGACCTGTACCTGCTCGGCCCGAAGCCGTTCATGCAGGCGGTGTACCGGGCGGGCCGCTCGCTGGGCGTGCCGGCGGGGCAGCTCCGCTATGAGTTCTTCGGTCCGGCGGAGGAACTGGTCGGGGCCTGA
- a CDS encoding enoyl-CoA hydratase-related protein, translating into MDCLTLTEEAGVGHLVLNRPDAMNTMSPQLWRELEAVLEQLHRSPTLRALVISSTGKHFSAGMSLEVFQNGGIQLDDRSAEGRAAIVDLLADMQRAFNQLDDLRVPTIAAIQGGCIGGAVDLVAACDIRYAETGAFFCIQEINIGMVADLGTLQRLPKLVPLGVVKELAYTGRRMPAARAQAVGLVNDVFATQAECIEAALQCAREIAQKPPVAIWGSKQAIHYARDHGVKDSLQQMGWLQAAIWQNKNLMEAFAAAQAKRPTAFPDLAALKFFREG; encoded by the coding sequence ATGGACTGCCTCACCCTGACCGAAGAAGCCGGCGTCGGCCACCTAGTGCTGAACCGGCCCGATGCGATGAACACGATGTCGCCGCAGCTGTGGCGCGAGCTGGAAGCGGTGCTTGAGCAGTTGCACCGCAGTCCGACGTTGCGGGCGCTGGTGATCTCGTCGACGGGCAAGCACTTCAGCGCGGGGATGTCGCTGGAGGTGTTCCAGAACGGCGGCATCCAGCTCGACGACCGCAGCGCCGAAGGCCGCGCGGCGATCGTCGACCTGCTGGCCGACATGCAGCGCGCGTTCAATCAGCTCGACGACCTCCGCGTGCCGACGATCGCGGCGATCCAGGGCGGCTGCATCGGCGGCGCGGTGGACCTGGTGGCGGCGTGCGACATCCGCTATGCGGAGACCGGCGCGTTCTTCTGCATCCAGGAGATCAACATCGGCATGGTCGCGGACCTGGGCACACTGCAGCGGCTGCCGAAGCTGGTGCCGCTCGGGGTGGTCAAGGAACTGGCCTACACGGGACGCCGCATGCCCGCAGCGCGCGCACAAGCGGTGGGTCTGGTGAACGACGTCTTCGCGACGCAGGCCGAATGCATCGAAGCCGCGCTGCAGTGCGCGCGCGAGATCGCGCAGAAGCCGCCGGTGGCGATCTGGGGCAGCAAGCAGGCGATTCACTACGCGCGCGATCACGGCGTCAAGGACAGCCTCCAGCAGATGGGCTGGCTGCAGGCAGCGATCTGGCAGAACAAGAACCTGATGGAGGCGTTCGCGGCGGCGCAGGCCAAGCGGCCGACGGCGTTCCCGGATCTGGCGGCGTTGAAGTTCTTCCGCGAGGGTTGA
- a CDS encoding SMI1/KNR4 family protein: MTHLQDWEINAGASPEDIARVNAEFGGQLPAAYLRFIALHDGGEGFVGDNFLVLFRIGELAQFNREYEVADYAPGLLLFGSSGGGEGFAFDTREPGWPIVQVPFIGMALDVALDVAPTFEGLFEVLADD; this comes from the coding sequence ATGACGCATCTCCAGGACTGGGAGATCAACGCGGGCGCATCACCGGAAGATATCGCCCGGGTCAACGCCGAGTTCGGCGGCCAGCTGCCGGCGGCGTACCTGCGCTTCATCGCCTTGCATGACGGCGGCGAGGGCTTCGTCGGGGACAACTTCCTGGTGCTGTTCCGCATCGGCGAACTAGCGCAATTCAACCGCGAGTACGAGGTCGCCGACTACGCGCCTGGACTGCTGCTGTTCGGCTCGAGCGGAGGCGGGGAGGGCTTTGCCTTCGACACCCGGGAGCCCGGCTGGCCGATCGTTCAGGTCCCCTTCATCGGCATGGCGCTGGACGTCGCGTTGGACGTGGCCCCGACCTTCGAGGGCCTGTTCGAGGTGCTGGCCGATGATTGA
- a CDS encoding HU family DNA-binding protein — protein MNKSELIEGIATKAGVTRAVAATALDATLETITEALASGDQIALVGFGTFKVSDRAARTGKNPATGEALDIPASKVAKFTAGKALKDAVNK, from the coding sequence ATGAACAAGAGTGAACTGATTGAAGGCATCGCCACCAAGGCTGGCGTGACCCGTGCCGTGGCTGCGACCGCCCTGGACGCGACCCTGGAAACCATCACCGAAGCGCTGGCTTCGGGCGACCAGATCGCCCTGGTCGGCTTCGGCACCTTCAAGGTGAGCGACCGTGCCGCGCGCACCGGCAAGAACCCCGCCACCGGCGAAGCGCTGGACATCCCGGCCTCCAAGGTCGCGAAGTTCACCGCCGGCAAGGCGCTGAAGGATGCGGTGAACAAGTAA
- a CDS encoding PA domain-containing protein translates to MQTSFKNTVIRTALLAALCAAGAAQAATIVIQSRDPAGVGFNDTTPVAPVGGNPKTTLGEQRMYVYRYVADVWEKALDSNVTITVNAGWEPLTCSASQAVLGSAGAWNIWHDFPGGTPGTWYPQALANKLAGENLSADQPPGESGYDNVDIKTQFNINLGKTGCLDGSPFYLGLDGNFGTGVNFVETLLHELGHGLGFSVLTVYTGSVAPAVGYRLNADGTAYVANGGLPSVWEQYMYDNTAGKTWLTMTSAERGASAINPLGLAWIGPNVLAGANMLAATPVLKIASSAPGQSGQYPYGTASFGPAVSSGLNLGALATVPADPVNGAGCLPFSPANAAAVAGKVAIIDRGTCGFAVKAKNAQNAGAIGVIIANNAAGAAPGLGGADPTVVIPTVSVSQADGVKLRTAITASVPYGARGKPGLATSSLSSDPSKRAGADALGRPLLYTPNPIASGSSVSHWDVSASPNLLMEPNISPDLGLILVPPKDLTKPLLKDLGW, encoded by the coding sequence ATGCAGACATCCTTCAAGAACACCGTGATCCGCACGGCGCTGCTGGCCGCGCTGTGCGCCGCCGGCGCCGCCCAGGCCGCCACCATCGTCATCCAGAGCCGTGACCCCGCGGGCGTCGGCTTCAACGACACCACGCCGGTCGCCCCGGTCGGCGGCAACCCCAAGACCACCTTGGGCGAGCAGCGCATGTACGTCTACCGCTACGTGGCGGACGTGTGGGAGAAGGCGCTCGACAGCAACGTCACGATCACCGTGAACGCCGGCTGGGAGCCGCTGACCTGCAGCGCCTCGCAGGCGGTGCTGGGCAGCGCCGGCGCCTGGAACATCTGGCACGACTTCCCCGGCGGCACGCCTGGAACCTGGTACCCGCAGGCCCTGGCCAACAAGCTGGCCGGCGAGAACCTGAGCGCGGATCAGCCCCCGGGCGAATCCGGCTACGACAACGTCGACATCAAGACCCAGTTCAACATCAACCTCGGCAAGACGGGTTGCCTGGACGGCTCGCCGTTCTACCTGGGCCTCGACGGCAACTTCGGCACCGGCGTGAACTTCGTCGAAACGCTGTTGCATGAGCTGGGCCACGGCCTGGGCTTCTCGGTGCTGACGGTCTACACCGGTTCGGTCGCCCCCGCGGTCGGCTACCGCCTGAACGCGGACGGCACGGCCTACGTCGCCAACGGTGGACTGCCCAGCGTCTGGGAGCAGTACATGTATGACAACACGGCGGGCAAGACCTGGCTCACGATGACGAGCGCCGAACGTGGCGCGTCGGCGATCAATCCGCTGGGTCTGGCATGGATCGGCCCCAACGTGCTGGCCGGTGCCAACATGCTGGCCGCCACGCCGGTGCTGAAGATCGCGTCCTCGGCGCCTGGCCAGTCCGGCCAGTATCCGTACGGCACGGCCTCCTTCGGTCCGGCCGTGAGCAGCGGTCTGAACCTGGGCGCGCTGGCGACGGTGCCGGCGGATCCGGTCAACGGCGCAGGCTGCCTGCCGTTCAGCCCGGCCAACGCCGCGGCGGTGGCGGGCAAGGTGGCGATCATCGATCGCGGCACCTGCGGCTTCGCGGTCAAGGCCAAGAACGCGCAGAACGCGGGCGCGATCGGCGTGATCATCGCCAACAACGCGGCCGGTGCGGCGCCCGGCCTGGGCGGAGCGGACCCGACGGTGGTGATCCCGACGGTCAGCGTCTCGCAGGCTGACGGCGTCAAGCTGCGCACGGCGATCACCGCGTCGGTGCCTTACGGCGCCCGCGGCAAGCCGGGCCTGGCGACCTCGTCGCTGTCCAGCGATCCGAGCAAGCGTGCCGGCGCCGACGCTCTGGGCCGTCCGCTGCTGTACACGCCGAACCCGATCGCTTCGGGCTCGTCCGTGTCGCACTGGGATGTCTCGGCTTCGCCGAACCTGCTGATGGAACCGAACATCAGCCCGGACCTGGGCCTGATCCTGGTGCCGCCGAAGGACCTGACCAAGCCGCTGCTGAAGGATCTGGGCTGGTAA